In a genomic window of Mycolicibacillus parakoreensis:
- a CDS encoding nitroreductase family deazaflavin-dependent oxidoreductase, translating to MTRAIRKFRFERLVGRYLANPLVAALGRIGVRTTLATELQTTGRKSGRPRRVPVAARFDDAGAWVISQHGTRSGWAANITADPRVHIRQGTRWRSAIATFEPGDDVTARARTFASHPALAGLVAATFRALQSAPMSVRLTFTDE from the coding sequence ATGACCCGAGCGATCCGCAAGTTCCGCTTCGAACGCCTGGTGGGGCGTTATCTGGCCAACCCGCTCGTGGCCGCACTGGGCCGGATCGGGGTGCGCACCACGCTGGCCACCGAGTTGCAGACAACGGGCCGCAAGTCAGGACGGCCTCGTCGCGTCCCGGTCGCCGCCCGCTTCGACGACGCCGGTGCGTGGGTGATCTCCCAACACGGCACCCGGTCGGGATGGGCCGCCAACATCACCGCCGACCCACGGGTGCACATCCGGCAGGGCACCCGGTGGCGTTCCGCCATCGCCACATTCGAGCCCGGCGACGACGTGACGGCACGCGCCCGCACCTTCGCCTCCCACCCTGCCCTGGCCGGGCTGGTGGCGGCGACCTTCCGTGCGCTGCAGAGTGCACCGATGTCGGTGCGCCTGACCTTCACCGACGAATGA